One window from the genome of Grus americana isolate bGruAme1 chromosome 14, bGruAme1.mat, whole genome shotgun sequence encodes:
- the NME5 gene encoding nucleoside diphosphate kinase homolog 5 isoform X2 — translation MNSNLEAEMQVLMPQPQIFVERTLALIKPDVVDKEEEIEDLILRSGFLIVQKRKLQLSPEQCSNFYADQYGKVFFPNLTAYMSSGPLVAMVLARHCAVSYWKELLGPSNSVRARRTHPHSLRAIYGTDDLRNALHGSLNISSAEREIRFMFPEVILEPIPAGQRARDYLNLYVKPTLLAGLTALCKEKPADPMYPSRN, via the exons ATGAATTCTAATTTAGAAGCCGAGATGCAGGTGTTAATGCCCCAACCTCAGATTTTTGTGGAAAGAACTCTGGCCCTCATCAAACCAGATGTCGTTgataaagaagaagaaatagagGATCTCATTCTCCGGTCAGGATTTCTGATTGTTCAG AAACGGAAACTCCAGTTAAGCCCAGAGCAATGTAGCAACTTTTATGCAGACCAATACggaaaagtgttttttcctaatttaacAGCCTATATGAGTTCCGGGCCTTTAGTTGCTATGGTTCTTGCCAGACATTGTGCAGTCTCATACTGGAAGGAATTGCTTGGACCATCAAACAGCGTAAGAGCTAGGAGAACTCACCCTCACAG cTTAAGAGCAATCTATGGGACTGATGACCTGAGGAATGCACTCCATGGCAGCCTCAACATTTCctcagcagaaagagaaattcGATTCATGTTTCCAGAAG TGATCTTGGAGCCAATTCCAGCTGGACAAAGAGCCAGGGATTACTTGAACCTTTATGTAAAGCCTACATTACTAGCTGGGCTCACTGCACTGTGTAAAGAGAAACCAGCAGATCCAATG